The Meles meles chromosome 6, mMelMel3.1 paternal haplotype, whole genome shotgun sequence genome has a window encoding:
- the PDCD7 gene encoding programmed cell death protein 7, translated as MALPPYFAPGRAGPPPPQPPPPAPFGCPPPPLPSPAFPPPLPQRPGPFLGASAPFLQPPLALQPRAPAEASRGGGGGGSGGGVFYPVPPPPLPPPPPQCRPFPGTDGGERSRPPPPGPGPPWSPHWPEAPPPSDVLGDAALQRLRDRQWLEAVFGTPRRAGCPVPPRAPAGPSLGEVRAQLRGALHLVRRLRDLSQALREAEADGAAWVLLHAQAAPLRAQLAERLQLLTQAAYVGEARRRLERVRRRRLRLRERAREREAEREAEAARAVEREQEIDLWRVKCVQEVEEKKREQELKAAADGVLSEVRKKQADTKRMVDILRALEKLRKLRKEAAARKGVCPPASADETFEHHLQRLRKLIKKRSELYEAEERALRVMLEGEQEEERKRELEKKQRKEKEKILLQKREIESKLFGDPDEFPLAHLLQPFRQYYLQAEHSLPALIQIRHDWDQYLVPSDHPKGNSVPQGWVLPPLPSNDIWATAIKLH; from the exons ATGGCTCTGCCGCCCTACTTCGCCCCAGGTCGCGCAGGCCCTCCGCCTCCGcagccgccgcctcccgctccctTCGGCTGTCCGCCACCGCCGCTGCCCTCCCCGGCTTTCCCGCCGCCTCTTCCCCAGCGGCCCGGCCCCTTTCTGGGGGCCTCCgcccccttcctccagcccccgTTGGCTCTGCAGCCCCGGGCCCCCGCGGAAGCCTctcgcggcggcggcggtggcggtaGCGGCGGCGGCGTCTTCTACCCGGTGCCGCCACCGCCGCTACCTCCGCCGCCGCCCCAATGCCGGCCCTTCCCGGGGACCGACGGTGGCGAGAGGTcgcggccgccgccgccaggCCCGGGGCCGCCCTGGAGCCCGCACTGGCCTGAGGCGCCGCCGCCGTCCGACGTGCTTGGGGATGCGGCCCTGCAGCGCCTGCGCGACCGGCAGTGGCTAGAGGCGGTGTTCGGAACCCCGCGGCGGGCCGGCTGCCCGGTGCCTCCGCGCGCGCCCGCCGGGCCCAGCCTGGGCGAAGTGCGCGCACAGTTGCGCGGAGCTCTGCACCTGGTGCGGCGGCTGCGCGACCTGAGCCAGGCCCTGCGCGAAGCCGAGGCCGATGGCGCGGCCTGGGTACTGCTGCATGCCCAGGCCGCGCCTCTGCGCGCCCAACTCGCCGAAAGACTACAGCTGCTGACCCAGGCCGCCTATGTGGGTGAGGCTCGGCGGAGGTTGGAGAGGGTCCGGCGCCGCCGCCTGCGGCTTCGAGAGAGGGCCCGGGAACGCGAAGCCGAGCGGGAGGCTGAGGCCGCGCGAGCAGTGGAGCGCGAACAGGAGATTGACCTTTGGAGGGTCAAGTGCGTgcaggaggtggaggagaagaAGCGG GAGCAGGAACTTAAAGCTGCTGCTGATGGTGTCTTATCTGAAGTGAGGAAAAAGCAAGCAGACACCAAAAGAATGGTGGACATTCTTCGGGCCTTGGAGAAATTGAGGAAACTCAGGAAAGAGGCAGCAGCAAGAAAGG GTGTCTGTCCCCCAGCCTCAGCAGATGAGACTTTCGAGCATCATCTTCAGCGACTaagaaaactaattaaaaaacgCTCTGAATTGTATGAAGCTGAAGAGAGAGCCCTCAGAGTCATGTTGGAAGGAgaacaagaggaagagaggaaaagagaactagaaaagaaacagaggaaggaaaaagagaagattttaCTTCAGAAGCGTGAAATTGAGTCCAAGTTATTTGGGGATCCAG ATGAATTTCCACTTGCTCATCTCTTGCAGCCCTTCCGACAGTATTACCTCCAAGCTGAGCACTCCCTGCCAGCCCTCATCCAGATAAG